The Candidatus Uhrbacteria bacterium genome has a segment encoding these proteins:
- a CDS encoding methionyl-tRNA formyltransferase, with amino-acid sequence MISIVFFGTSEFAVPSLKALLGDREGTFGAGTPFKIVSVVTQPDRPVGRHAKLEKPPVKIAAEHFGIPVLQFEQVKSDEAFEKLKALKADVAVVASFGQIIPQRVLDLYKYGMVNVHSSLLPKYRGASPIQAAIAKGDEQTGVSIMLIDAKMDHGPVLDKWSTKIEPTDTTATLTTRLAELGADLLVRTLPDYIDGKIEPVEQDHSQATMVKLLKREDGRLDPVTKSSAELERLVRANDPWPGTFIEIEGERLKILSCEIDGATDLAPGSRYRVIDLPAIACADGVGLVLTTVQPEGKPPLEGAAFLRGARNWS; translated from the coding sequence ATGATCTCCATCGTCTTTTTTGGAACGTCCGAGTTTGCGGTGCCATCGCTCAAGGCTCTTTTGGGCGATCGCGAAGGCACGTTTGGTGCAGGGACTCCATTTAAAATCGTTTCCGTAGTCACGCAGCCGGATCGACCTGTTGGACGACATGCAAAATTAGAAAAGCCTCCAGTGAAAATCGCGGCTGAGCATTTTGGTATTCCTGTTCTCCAATTTGAACAAGTGAAATCTGATGAAGCGTTTGAAAAACTGAAGGCCTTAAAAGCGGATGTAGCAGTGGTTGCAAGCTTTGGTCAGATCATTCCGCAACGAGTACTAGATTTGTACAAATATGGAATGGTGAATGTCCACTCTTCCCTACTCCCAAAATATCGAGGCGCATCCCCCATCCAGGCAGCGATCGCCAAAGGCGACGAACAGACCGGAGTCTCTATTATGCTTATTGATGCCAAAATGGATCATGGGCCGGTTTTGGATAAATGGTCGACGAAGATTGAGCCAACAGACACGACAGCGACACTAACCACTCGATTGGCCGAGCTCGGTGCCGATTTACTCGTCCGTACACTTCCGGACTATATCGACGGTAAAATCGAGCCTGTTGAACAGGATCATTCTCAAGCAACGATGGTTAAGCTCTTGAAACGCGAGGATGGACGATTAGATCCGGTCACAAAGAGCTCTGCAGAACTTGAGCGACTCGTGCGCGCCAATGATCCTTGGCCTGGAACGTTTATCGAGATCGAGGGTGAACGCTTGAAGATTTTAAGCTGCGAGATCGATGGAGCAACGGATTTGGCTCCTGGCTCGCGTTATCGCGTTATTGATTTACCGGCTATCGCCTGTGCCGATGGCGTTGGCCTTGTTTTGACAACGGTTCAACCAGAAGGAAAACCGCCCCTTGAGGGAGCGGCTTTCTTGCGTGGAGCTCGGAACTGGTCTTAA
- the amrB gene encoding AmmeMemoRadiSam system protein B — MIVLAAIVPHSPLLAPTIGKEHREKLSDTLNAFEELSQSLYLAKPDTIVILSPHAPMYPDAFSGNIAPTFKGSLKEFGDHGTELPIKADFLLLDHIHRHMRDHGMPFTMTSAEELDYATTIPLLFLNKNLPNVKLIPIGMSGLDIQKHYAFGEELKNVLHAESRRVAIIASADLSHTASNSSPEGLTEEGMQFDKTMREKSLSLDAAGMLSMDAGMLEKAKQSGHKPIVTLMGCLKDMNCKAKELSYEAPFGVGMMTVRYDLA; from the coding sequence ATGATTGTCCTTGCCGCCATTGTCCCCCATTCCCCTTTGCTCGCGCCGACCATCGGCAAGGAGCATCGCGAGAAGTTGAGCGACACGCTCAATGCTTTTGAAGAGCTTTCGCAATCATTGTATTTGGCAAAACCTGACACGATCGTGATCCTCTCGCCGCATGCGCCAATGTATCCGGATGCGTTCAGCGGCAACATCGCGCCAACCTTCAAGGGCTCGCTAAAAGAATTTGGCGATCATGGCACCGAGCTTCCAATTAAGGCGGATTTTCTTTTGCTCGACCATATCCATCGCCATATGCGCGATCATGGGATGCCGTTCACTATGACAAGTGCTGAAGAACTCGATTACGCAACAACCATTCCTCTCCTCTTTCTCAATAAGAACCTGCCGAATGTAAAACTGATTCCGATCGGAATGTCGGGCTTGGATATTCAGAAGCACTATGCTTTTGGCGAGGAGCTCAAGAACGTTTTGCATGCCGAGTCGCGCCGAGTCGCAATTATTGCATCGGCTGATCTTTCCCATACCGCCAGCAACAGCTCGCCTGAAGGGCTTACGGAAGAAGGTATGCAGTTTGATAAGACGATGCGCGAGAAGTCGCTTAGTCTTGATGCCGCAGGAATGCTCTCGATGGATGCGGGCATGCTTGAGAAAGCCAAACAAAGCGGCCACAAGCCGATTGTCACGCTCATGGGCTGTTTGAAAGATATGAACTGCAAGGCCAAGGAACTTTCCTACGAGGCTCCTTTTGGCGTCGGAATGATGACGGTTCGCTACGATCTCGCTTAA
- the def gene encoding peptide deformylase, with protein sequence METFPIVKDPTPSLRQRSQEIEVSEIQTPEFQAYLDKLTATMLVEDGVGIASPQVGRNIRAIVVNMPKGPECFMNPEITKKSEATVDSDEGCLSVPEKYGVVQRHKKITLRALNRHGRRIEFEAKAFPAIIFQHEIDHLDGVLFIDKAKNIVKASNGKHI encoded by the coding sequence ATGGAAACCTTTCCAATTGTGAAAGACCCAACCCCAAGCCTGCGCCAACGTTCGCAGGAGATTGAGGTATCCGAAATTCAAACCCCGGAATTCCAGGCTTATCTCGATAAGCTCACCGCCACGATGCTGGTTGAGGATGGCGTTGGAATCGCCTCGCCGCAGGTGGGACGGAATATCCGTGCCATCGTCGTAAACATGCCAAAGGGCCCGGAGTGTTTCATGAATCCGGAGATTACAAAGAAGTCCGAGGCGACGGTTGATAGCGATGAAGGCTGTCTCTCGGTTCCGGAAAAATACGGCGTTGTTCAGCGCCACAAAAAAATCACCTTGCGCGCCTTGAATCGCCATGGCCGTCGTATTGAATTTGAAGCAAAAGCTTTTCCGGCCATTATTTTCCAGCACGAGATCGACCATTTGGATGGCGTCTTGTTTATCGACAAGGCCAAGAACATTGTGAAGGCTTCAAACGGCAAACATATTTAA